In Kordiimonas sp. SCSIO 12610, the following are encoded in one genomic region:
- a CDS encoding alpha/beta fold hydrolase, with product MMKYISKTFTFILVATVLTACSSGTETYFTGNDYVKRNEVVAETSEGTFNISYLTSGSAGRRVIFVHGTPGAAQDYYRLIRNAPADIEYLVIDRPGYGETKPNKLVASLETQADVLAPLLIEKNGQKPILVGHSSGGPIAAMAAMRHSDKIGGLLLASSSLDPELEPDPLFVQKLGNAPVISWFVPKELKIINKELLALPKQLETMGPQLGTITAPTIIMHGTADLLVPYGNVAYLEKHLTGTSYRETIAVKGLGHEVPWQREVMFSKAIRKLVDESYDIATSNIKVDRRHWLLQSQSREELRDPQNRAEK from the coding sequence ATGATGAAATATATATCCAAAACCTTTACCTTCATCCTTGTTGCCACTGTTCTCACAGCCTGCTCATCGGGCACTGAAACCTATTTTACAGGTAATGATTATGTTAAGCGTAACGAAGTAGTTGCTGAGACAAGCGAAGGCACATTCAATATATCCTATCTAACATCTGGTAGCGCTGGTCGCCGCGTCATTTTTGTGCACGGCACACCCGGGGCAGCTCAGGACTATTACCGCTTAATTCGCAATGCACCCGCCGATATCGAATATCTGGTTATTGATCGCCCCGGCTACGGCGAGACAAAGCCCAATAAACTGGTTGCTTCCTTGGAAACACAGGCAGATGTTCTGGCACCTCTGCTCATCGAGAAAAATGGTCAAAAACCAATTCTAGTCGGTCATTCATCTGGTGGACCAATTGCAGCAATGGCAGCGATGCGTCACAGCGATAAGATTGGCGGATTACTTCTGGCGTCGTCCTCTCTAGACCCAGAACTCGAGCCGGACCCATTGTTCGTGCAAAAATTAGGAAATGCACCGGTTATTTCATGGTTCGTGCCCAAAGAACTTAAAATCATTAATAAGGAATTGCTCGCATTGCCTAAACAGTTGGAAACCATGGGGCCTCAGCTAGGCACTATCACAGCACCAACAATTATTATGCATGGTACAGCTGACCTGTTGGTCCCTTATGGAAATGTGGCGTATTTGGAAAAGCATCTAACGGGCACGTCCTACCGTGAAACAATTGCTGTTAAAGGTTTAGGACACGAAGTTCCTTGGCAACGCGAAGTCATGTTCAGCAAAGCTATACGAAAATTAGTGGATGAAAGTTACGATATAGCAACATCCAACATTAAAGTTGATCGTAGACATTGGTTACTCCAGTCTCAGAGTCGAGAAGAATTGAGAGACCCGCAAAATAGGGCAGAGAAGTAG
- a CDS encoding serine hydrolase, whose product MANLKAAIQRIATAGLILSSVPVYALSSGNENQVYEVPIEKLERFLKDNITTDFSGSILIAQNGRVIHAKGYGLANKEDNIPNKLDTVFATGGLTHYFTATAVLKLVEQNKLSLDDRLSEFFDNVPDNRQDITIHHLLTHTSGLIREEDLDAYEQIDEDAFLKDVFSRENSVDPAIYLPTFTFKPGDRVIRFSEGYNLLALIVEKRAGQPFETFLNDHLFKPAGIKNTGYQMPDWKPEQIANGYQTEDDKNWGNLADRLANKDKLPLYLQGSIGIMSTVEDIYAWHQALHAGKILRKDLLQLLNMHHIAVATSGEADIDYGYGISLTETWAGTPWLSNLVSSIAKRNLPGFAARYHYLSDEDIVVIYGSNREVKREFSDTINKLVRILSEPNYDPNPNKSPNTQ is encoded by the coding sequence ATGGCTAATCTAAAAGCCGCTATTCAACGAATAGCGACAGCAGGGCTTATCTTAAGTTCTGTACCCGTTTATGCACTTTCATCTGGCAATGAAAACCAAGTATATGAAGTGCCTATAGAAAAATTAGAACGTTTTTTGAAGGATAATATTACCACCGACTTTTCGGGTTCTATTTTGATTGCCCAAAACGGCAGAGTGATCCATGCAAAAGGATATGGGCTCGCCAATAAGGAAGATAATATTCCTAACAAACTTGATACCGTATTCGCAACTGGTGGGCTTACACATTATTTTACCGCTACAGCCGTGCTCAAATTAGTAGAGCAAAATAAGCTTTCATTGGATGATCGTCTTTCCGAATTCTTCGATAATGTACCCGATAATAGACAAGATATCACTATCCACCATCTACTGACCCACACTTCTGGTTTGATTCGTGAAGAAGACTTGGATGCCTATGAACAAATTGATGAAGATGCTTTTCTGAAGGATGTATTTTCGAGAGAAAACAGCGTTGATCCGGCCATTTATTTGCCAACTTTTACTTTCAAACCGGGTGACCGTGTGATCCGCTTCAGCGAGGGTTACAACCTGCTGGCGCTCATCGTTGAAAAGCGAGCTGGACAGCCCTTTGAAACTTTCCTTAATGATCATCTCTTCAAGCCTGCAGGTATCAAAAACACCGGCTATCAAATGCCTGATTGGAAACCAGAACAAATTGCTAACGGCTACCAGACAGAAGACGACAAAAACTGGGGCAATCTAGCTGACCGGTTGGCCAATAAGGATAAACTACCGCTTTACTTACAAGGCAGTATTGGGATCATGTCGACAGTTGAAGATATTTATGCATGGCATCAGGCGCTTCATGCCGGAAAAATCCTACGCAAGGATTTGTTACAACTTCTTAACATGCATCACATCGCTGTAGCCACTAGCGGCGAAGCTGATATTGATTATGGCTATGGTATTTCTCTCACAGAAACCTGGGCTGGTACGCCGTGGCTTTCCAATCTGGTTTCTTCAATCGCAAAACGCAACCTTCCCGGCTTCGCCGCTAGGTATCACTATTTGTCTGACGAGGATATTGTAGTGATTTATGGGAGTAATCGAGAGGTTAAGCGCGAGTTTTCTGACACGATCAACAAGCTTGTTCGGATCCTTTCAGAGCCCAATTATGATCCAAACCCCAACAAATCACCTAACACGCAATAA
- a CDS encoding FtsX-like permease family protein encodes MATLISYFRASFALWRNQWVGVVIALMGLTIASAISIIAVLYVLDGFTSDIWLKNSDRLYRIESQVFSNGNQNGFTRNARAKEQHAAFVRENFNEIEAVTRLQQYQFLHEINGREEYVFVYLADANLAEVLDFPVIVGDISTALSKPNGVILSRSKAKAMFGRADYSILGKSIAYGRESYNENQKLVKTFRNYTIHAVIDDIPANSSFDLDIILPRPDDIRLFNFPVSSTLLKLKSDIDYPAFKAQLEKQLTDNTPPFRSYSFEFYVEPLVGAAIRLNVISGTGSRLTTPRTLWTIVTIAFILLFAAGFNYVSIFTAINSLRGREIAVRRISGAGYQHIAFTCLLEGAILASITFGVAVLIADDLTNIFTDLSNVDVPILVPYRAYFLFQGLSIAITLGIVGAIYPALLMHRVRPETLLRNNINKVTGGRGRIRQTFVAIQAFICVGVFIASLQVAWQMNHILTVERGFTTEGVFFLSAPNQQDNERFQTGFIDEVRKLPGVENADTATNILFNGTRFSSHYRGPNDVNPVRVRLHYAGPSFFNLLKTAPLARLNINISKNQIALPLSSLPFFGFRNPEDALGKTFLDTDSISNTNEGHRYTVVAVIEDLKDELSIEDNSPKVYQVGSPDQINYIVGQVSNLSSEELNNSLKAKWAEFFPGQPYRVEWLVDRLRARYQTIQDTGFLFNFISTITLILSIAGVYGMAQHWFITHRRELALRRIMGADQKQIISLAVRRMLMPTIIGGVLAFTPVWYLMQKWLTSFIENDALPFIVYGLVLLVISTLSGLSLWGHITRALREHPATVLNYE; translated from the coding sequence GTGGCAACATTAATAAGCTATTTTCGCGCATCCTTCGCACTATGGCGCAATCAATGGGTCGGTGTTGTGATCGCCCTGATGGGTCTGACTATCGCCTCCGCCATATCGATAATTGCGGTCCTCTATGTGCTTGACGGGTTCACATCTGATATTTGGCTCAAAAACTCCGACAGGCTATATAGGATTGAGTCTCAAGTTTTCTCAAACGGTAATCAAAACGGTTTTACGCGCAATGCCCGTGCCAAAGAGCAACATGCAGCCTTTGTTCGCGAAAACTTCAACGAAATCGAAGCTGTAACCCGCTTACAACAATATCAGTTTCTTCATGAAATAAACGGCAGGGAGGAATATGTATTTGTATATCTGGCGGATGCGAATTTAGCGGAGGTTTTAGACTTTCCAGTCATCGTGGGAGATATTAGCACGGCACTTTCCAAGCCAAATGGCGTCATTCTAAGCCGCAGCAAGGCAAAAGCAATGTTCGGCCGCGCTGATTATAGCATACTAGGAAAATCTATTGCCTATGGCCGCGAAAGTTATAATGAAAATCAAAAGCTCGTTAAAACTTTCCGCAATTACACAATTCATGCGGTGATTGACGATATTCCCGCCAACAGTTCATTTGACTTAGATATCATCCTCCCACGACCAGACGATATCCGTCTTTTTAACTTCCCGGTTTCTTCAACACTTCTGAAGCTCAAATCAGATATAGATTACCCTGCGTTCAAAGCCCAATTGGAAAAACAGTTAACCGACAATACTCCGCCCTTTCGATCCTACAGTTTCGAGTTTTATGTGGAACCACTCGTTGGTGCTGCGATTCGACTGAATGTTATCTCTGGAACAGGGTCCAGGCTTACGACACCTCGCACCCTATGGACCATTGTCACAATTGCATTCATACTCCTGTTCGCAGCCGGGTTTAATTATGTGAGCATCTTTACCGCCATTAATAGTCTTAGAGGCCGAGAAATAGCGGTGCGGCGCATCTCCGGTGCGGGATACCAACATATCGCTTTTACCTGCTTGCTAGAGGGCGCAATACTCGCGAGCATTACCTTTGGTGTAGCGGTTTTGATCGCGGATGATCTGACCAATATTTTCACTGACCTTTCAAATGTCGATGTTCCAATCCTTGTGCCTTATAGAGCATATTTCCTGTTCCAAGGCCTAAGTATTGCAATAACACTTGGCATAGTGGGTGCGATCTATCCTGCACTCTTAATGCACCGAGTACGCCCAGAAACACTGCTGCGCAACAATATAAACAAGGTCACAGGTGGACGTGGTCGTATACGACAGACCTTTGTCGCAATTCAGGCCTTTATATGTGTCGGTGTTTTCATTGCTTCCCTACAGGTTGCTTGGCAAATGAACCATATTCTGACAGTTGAAAGAGGCTTTACGACAGAGGGTGTATTTTTTCTTTCAGCACCAAACCAGCAGGATAATGAGCGCTTTCAAACAGGTTTCATTGATGAGGTTAGAAAACTGCCAGGCGTCGAGAATGCCGACACAGCAACTAATATACTCTTCAACGGCACCAGATTTAGTTCCCATTATCGGGGGCCAAATGACGTAAATCCAGTCAGGGTCCGGCTGCACTATGCGGGCCCTAGCTTTTTTAATCTTCTCAAGACTGCACCGCTGGCGCGTCTGAATATCAATATTTCCAAAAATCAGATTGCACTACCATTATCGTCGCTTCCGTTCTTTGGCTTTCGAAATCCGGAGGATGCATTGGGTAAGACGTTTCTCGACACAGATAGCATAAGCAATACCAATGAAGGGCATAGGTATACGGTCGTCGCTGTTATTGAAGACCTAAAGGATGAACTATCAATCGAAGACAATTCCCCAAAAGTTTATCAAGTTGGTTCGCCTGACCAAATTAACTATATCGTTGGCCAAGTCAGTAACCTTTCGTCCGAAGAGTTAAACAACAGCCTTAAAGCAAAATGGGCAGAGTTTTTCCCAGGCCAACCCTATCGGGTTGAGTGGCTCGTCGATCGTCTGAGGGCGCGTTACCAAACCATTCAAGATACTGGCTTTCTCTTCAATTTTATCAGTACAATTACGCTAATCCTGTCTATAGCGGGTGTATATGGCATGGCACAGCATTGGTTTATCACCCATAGGCGTGAACTCGCACTTCGGAGAATTATGGGCGCTGATCAGAAGCAAATTATCAGCCTCGCGGTGCGACGCATGCTTATGCCAACCATCATCGGCGGCGTACTTGCATTCACACCAGTCTGGTATCTTATGCAAAAATGGCTGACGAGCTTTATCGAAAACGATGCGTTACCGTTCATCGTATATGGCTTAGTACTCCTAGTCATTTCTACACTTTCGGGCCTCAGTCTCTGGGGTCATATTACCCGTGCACTCCGGGAACACCCTGCAACCGTCCTCAATTACGAATAG
- a CDS encoding SUMF1/EgtB/PvdO family nonheme iron enzyme has product MSKKPKSLKDLKKSNQQPQEPAQGDKRAKQNIHAAIGDAKGNQVKALAIGGIAVVMLLSILAVFYVFSKGLAVQIKPDDAVPSGYVTLESGLGWVSDDGEVFAFGSNYQIGVHADDFISQTIDISSEQSSSFIEVTLEPKPAIIELTTEPAQDGTKWAIDGKQVSTLSMLSTELAPGNYQLLVDHPYFEPTTQALSLKRAENFERVIPLSKVQGQVSIQASPSGAAAILDGVTPVVLPYAGLLEGGQHTIQVTAAGYVPITDQIEIINTQRRVERNYRLQPLQSGIRVTVQPQSARITLDGRSVNNAAVTTVNANQNYRIEVSRSGYVSEQRSVRVSPGATEEVAISLRPAFGAVTFNAEPRGTDVYINGQNKGQSPLTLDLQVLPTKVEFKRTGYRSITENITPVLNKPIDVNVRLRTELDARLRELPRVMTDSTGIELVRFTPDQQAFFIGAQRGDPGQLANEIYRQMQLTKHFYAGKYEVTVGQFKKFSPSYSGAGSNNMPATNVSWIEAAQFCNWLSEQERLTPFYTIRSGQVVGYDPYADGYRLPTETEWEWLARKARRQQKTSFTWGTRTTITKASGNLADESAKGSAPKYIPNYTDGYAALAPVGSFPAEASGLHDMSGNVREWVNDRYALNVPPKGSVAVNHFGPPAGDGHVVKGSSYKSANLTNLRAASRQKEGVSADDIGFRVVRYVYGAEDK; this is encoded by the coding sequence ATGTCAAAAAAGCCAAAATCTTTAAAAGATTTGAAAAAATCAAATCAGCAGCCGCAAGAACCCGCTCAGGGCGACAAGCGAGCTAAGCAAAATATACATGCAGCTATTGGTGACGCCAAAGGTAATCAAGTTAAGGCCTTGGCTATCGGTGGTATTGCAGTTGTTATGCTGCTTTCGATTTTGGCAGTTTTCTATGTTTTCTCTAAAGGGCTGGCTGTTCAAATTAAACCTGATGACGCGGTGCCCAGTGGTTATGTGACGCTTGAGTCCGGTTTGGGATGGGTTTCTGATGACGGTGAAGTGTTTGCTTTTGGGTCAAACTACCAGATTGGCGTTCATGCAGATGATTTTATTAGTCAAACAATCGATATTTCCTCTGAACAGAGTTCAAGCTTTATCGAAGTCACCCTTGAGCCAAAGCCTGCTATTATTGAGTTAACAACGGAACCAGCACAGGATGGTACCAAATGGGCTATTGATGGAAAGCAGGTCTCAACGCTATCAATGTTATCGACTGAATTGGCACCTGGTAACTATCAACTTCTTGTCGATCACCCTTATTTTGAACCAACCACGCAGGCCCTTAGTTTAAAACGCGCTGAAAATTTTGAACGTGTTATCCCACTTAGCAAAGTGCAGGGGCAGGTCTCAATTCAGGCCTCACCTTCGGGAGCGGCTGCTATTCTTGATGGTGTGACGCCCGTTGTTTTACCTTATGCAGGATTATTGGAGGGCGGTCAGCACACCATTCAAGTGACAGCGGCTGGATATGTGCCCATCACTGATCAGATCGAAATTATAAATACCCAAAGGCGTGTTGAGCGAAACTATCGTTTGCAACCCTTGCAGTCGGGTATTCGGGTAACGGTTCAACCCCAGTCTGCTCGCATTACGCTGGATGGTCGGTCTGTGAACAACGCCGCGGTTACAACCGTCAATGCCAATCAAAACTACCGTATTGAAGTGTCCCGCAGTGGGTATGTTTCTGAACAACGATCCGTCAGGGTGTCCCCAGGCGCCACTGAGGAGGTAGCTATTTCGCTAAGGCCTGCTTTTGGGGCTGTGACTTTCAATGCAGAACCGCGAGGCACGGATGTTTATATCAATGGCCAAAACAAGGGGCAAAGCCCATTAACACTTGATCTTCAAGTGCTCCCGACAAAGGTTGAATTCAAGCGCACTGGATACCGTAGCATTACAGAAAACATCACCCCTGTATTAAATAAACCAATCGATGTTAACGTGCGTTTGCGAACAGAATTAGATGCTCGGCTTCGTGAATTACCCCGTGTTATGACAGATAGCACGGGTATTGAACTCGTTAGATTTACCCCGGATCAACAGGCATTTTTCATCGGCGCTCAGCGCGGCGACCCTGGACAACTGGCAAATGAAATTTACCGTCAAATGCAACTGACCAAGCATTTTTATGCAGGTAAATACGAAGTGACTGTTGGCCAATTTAAGAAATTTTCCCCATCCTATAGTGGCGCGGGATCGAATAATATGCCGGCGACGAATGTGTCATGGATTGAAGCCGCTCAGTTTTGCAATTGGTTAAGCGAGCAAGAGCGTTTGACACCATTTTATACGATCCGGTCGGGGCAGGTTGTTGGCTATGATCCATATGCGGATGGATATCGTTTACCGACCGAAACCGAATGGGAATGGTTGGCACGGAAAGCGCGCAGGCAGCAAAAAACCAGCTTCACATGGGGAACTAGAACAACAATAACAAAAGCCTCAGGTAATCTTGCTGACGAATCCGCAAAGGGCTCTGCCCCTAAATACATCCCCAATTATACCGATGGATATGCGGCGTTGGCGCCCGTAGGAAGTTTTCCTGCGGAGGCGTCTGGTCTTCATGATATGTCTGGTAACGTTCGGGAGTGGGTTAATGATCGATATGCGCTAAACGTTCCTCCGAAAGGGAGTGTTGCGGTTAACCATTTTGGTCCACCGGCTGGTGACGGGCATGTGGTGAAGGGGTCTAGCTACAAAAGCGCGAACCTAACGAATTTACGTGCAGCCAGCCGCCAGAAGGAGGGCGTGAGCGCGGATGATATTGGTTTTCGGGTGGTCAGATACGTTTACGGCGCCGAAGACAAGTGA
- a CDS encoding MotA/TolQ/ExbB proton channel family protein, which yields MKNSLISFAVFFGIAVVVHLIYIGVIIPQAEQATVAAIQSGQSVSRSLWVILQDGEQEVCFILMFYGMYLLGLGMFRLWSDNYLFDVDLLEEADAENHSLSEILKDLSDLDEKIKSTPLVQTLSASLRRYLITNNVQNASDAVTTSVDALAVRIEAGNSMIRYLIWAIPSIGFIGTVRGIGVALAKADEALAGDIVGMTGALGVAFNSTLVALFISIILMFLLHALQKMQDELLVKTQTYCEKTLLERISKTS from the coding sequence ATGAAAAATTCCCTTATATCCTTCGCTGTCTTTTTTGGGATCGCCGTTGTTGTGCACCTGATTTATATTGGTGTCATTATCCCGCAAGCTGAGCAGGCAACGGTGGCTGCCATTCAAAGCGGTCAGTCAGTTTCCAGAAGTTTATGGGTGATTTTGCAGGACGGAGAACAGGAAGTTTGTTTCATCTTGATGTTCTACGGCATGTATTTGCTCGGTCTTGGTATGTTTCGCCTCTGGTCAGATAATTACCTCTTTGATGTTGATCTTTTGGAAGAGGCTGATGCAGAAAACCACAGTCTTAGTGAAATCCTCAAAGACCTTAGTGACCTTGATGAAAAAATCAAATCAACACCGCTCGTGCAAACCTTATCCGCTAGTCTTCGGCGTTATCTGATCACAAACAATGTGCAGAACGCATCCGATGCGGTGACCACAAGTGTAGATGCACTCGCGGTTCGTATTGAGGCTGGTAATTCCATGATCAGGTATTTGATTTGGGCTATTCCTTCCATTGGCTTCATTGGGACTGTTCGCGGTATTGGTGTCGCACTAGCGAAAGCTGACGAGGCCTTGGCGGGTGACATCGTTGGTATGACTGGTGCGTTAGGCGTCGCGTTCAATTCTACGTTGGTAGCGCTCTTTATCAGTATTATCCTGATGTTCTTGTTGCATGCGCTTCAGAAAATGCAGGATGAGTTATTGGTGAAAACCCAAACTTACTGCGAAAAAACATTATTAGAGCGGATTAGTAAAACCTCGTAG
- a CDS encoding VWA domain-containing protein, whose amino-acid sequence MAAKRKTESSTLAFLDIISCGLGAVILIFLIIKHNVDIGSEQTDDLKSQLAALEEEAQKLSDETEKLRRQNADTEQAGKSLEDQLVESDGKLAALRQQNTSQEKQNKLTEGELEKIEVEAPVDQVELKGAGQANYIVGMKVEGERIAIILDHSTSMTHPTLERAVLAKFDSPTQRQRAPKWQRTVRVAKWLLARVPVQSQYAVIGFNNSAGLLSPQKTWLPASNTADLAVTIRNIAALSPSGGTNLEEGIKAALNMSPAPTSIYIVTDGLPTNGSVSCAKKASVTPACRRSLMGAASKLLASSFPRGNVPINTILLPMTGDPDAPSLFWAWANSSKGIVLSPSKAWP is encoded by the coding sequence GTGGCAGCCAAACGAAAAACTGAAAGCTCAACCCTTGCCTTTCTGGATATTATCTCCTGTGGGCTTGGGGCCGTTATTCTGATTTTTCTCATCATTAAACATAATGTTGATATTGGGTCTGAGCAAACGGACGATCTTAAGTCACAGTTGGCAGCTTTAGAGGAAGAAGCACAGAAACTCTCGGATGAAACTGAAAAACTGCGACGACAAAATGCAGATACAGAACAGGCAGGCAAGTCATTAGAAGATCAGTTGGTCGAATCTGATGGCAAGCTTGCTGCCCTCAGACAGCAAAACACATCACAGGAAAAACAGAATAAGCTAACTGAAGGTGAGCTGGAAAAGATTGAGGTTGAAGCACCGGTTGATCAGGTGGAACTAAAGGGCGCGGGGCAGGCAAACTATATCGTTGGAATGAAGGTAGAGGGTGAACGAATTGCCATCATTCTTGACCATAGCACATCGATGACCCATCCAACGCTTGAGCGGGCGGTGCTTGCAAAGTTTGATAGCCCAACTCAGCGGCAACGTGCGCCCAAATGGCAACGCACTGTACGTGTTGCAAAATGGCTTTTGGCGCGTGTGCCCGTGCAGTCACAATATGCTGTGATTGGTTTCAATAATTCTGCGGGCTTGTTGTCTCCTCAAAAAACATGGCTTCCCGCGTCGAATACCGCGGACCTTGCCGTAACAATTCGCAACATTGCAGCCCTTTCACCGTCTGGTGGGACAAACCTGGAAGAAGGGATAAAGGCGGCGTTGAATATGTCGCCAGCGCCCACTAGCATCTATATTGTAACCGATGGCTTACCAACGAATGGAAGCGTTTCCTGTGCGAAGAAGGCATCGGTTACACCTGCATGCAGGCGTTCACTAATGGGCGCTGCCAGCAAGTTATTAGCGAGCAGTTTTCCCCGCGGGAACGTACCTATTAATACAATCCTGCTACCCATGACAGGTGACCCTGATGCGCCTTCATTGTTTTGGGCATGGGCCAACTCTTCAAAGGGCATAGTCCTGTCACCTTCAAAGGCATGGCCATGA
- a CDS encoding vWA domain-containing protein — protein sequence MRRRDRETDIFSLSFLDIVSCAFGAVVLLLIISRPEMAPEGAASESKDLLRELFRSEAENAALADLSEQEKLNLEGLKNRNRALADQLEDVKDLTRTEEFRSAELAKSRAAIEARKTELEKLAQVQETTPDPEPTEEVGGIPVDSDYVIFVIDTSGSMRDKWQFVKSVIDRVLTMHPKVKGFQIINDNGFYLKDRGKWIPDTPSQRQLALRQTNRWSPNSNSNPYQGIAEALNAYGNRSGKLAIYVFGDDFSSRRYDNTVAAIAQLNSSGSGQKKARIHGIGFAGNSRNYRGLDSGAYTFSVLMSAVARENNGAYLSLSR from the coding sequence ATGAGACGTAGAGACCGAGAAACAGATATTTTTAGCCTGTCTTTTCTGGATATTGTTTCCTGTGCGTTTGGTGCAGTTGTACTTTTGTTGATTATTTCGAGGCCAGAAATGGCACCAGAGGGTGCGGCGAGCGAAAGTAAGGACTTACTCCGTGAGCTTTTCCGCTCAGAAGCTGAAAACGCGGCGCTTGCCGATTTAAGTGAGCAGGAGAAATTAAATCTGGAAGGTCTTAAGAATAGAAACCGCGCGCTCGCGGATCAATTGGAAGATGTTAAGGACCTGACCAGAACGGAAGAATTCAGGTCTGCTGAACTCGCCAAAAGCCGTGCTGCTATTGAGGCAAGAAAAACAGAACTAGAAAAACTCGCGCAGGTGCAGGAAACAACACCGGACCCGGAGCCAACGGAAGAGGTTGGCGGTATACCAGTTGACAGTGACTATGTGATCTTTGTGATTGATACATCTGGTAGTATGCGTGACAAATGGCAATTTGTGAAAAGCGTGATAGACCGCGTTCTGACGATGCATCCTAAAGTGAAAGGGTTTCAAATCATCAATGATAATGGATTTTATCTGAAAGATCGCGGCAAATGGATACCGGATACGCCGAGCCAGCGGCAACTGGCCCTAAGGCAGACCAATCGGTGGTCCCCAAATTCCAATAGTAATCCTTACCAAGGAATTGCTGAGGCGTTAAACGCCTATGGTAACCGGTCTGGTAAGCTGGCGATTTACGTATTTGGCGATGACTTTTCCAGTCGGCGTTATGACAATACGGTCGCTGCTATCGCACAGTTAAACAGTTCAGGGTCAGGTCAAAAAAAGGCCCGTATTCACGGCATTGGTTTTGCAGGTAATTCCCGAAACTATCGAGGACTGGATAGCGGCGCCTACACATTCTCTGTTCTTATGAGTGCGGTTGCCCGCGAAAACAATGGTGCATACCTTAGTCTTTCCCGCTAA